Proteins encoded in a region of the Globicephala melas chromosome 1, mGloMel1.2, whole genome shotgun sequence genome:
- the TFB2M gene encoding dimethyladenosine transferase 2, mitochondrial isoform X2, giving the protein MEFVEDVTTLGNTGTGLRGCRSETKRYITSPRVAETLVRILRRKRKSCQLFLECNPGPGILTRALLESGAKVIALESDETFIPQLKSLGKKVNGRLEVVYCDFFKLDPRSRGILTPPVMTSDMLFQYLGIEAQPWSKGAPLKAIGILPPKNERSALWKLLHDLYSCTSIYKYGRLELNLFISEKECRKIMANPQNPSLYQALSVLCQIACGIKLLHTESCLSFGTYTANGQLAKQKHRESLEQNLCFIQLTPHRNLFAGTLTPFNYDVFFHMLRQCFMKRNAKLIDHLHSLSPIDAMHILKQIKKNKDVKVIDMYPEDFQHLFETIECSKDDNYKWLYDDFMEDVII; this is encoded by the exons ATGGAGTTCGTCGAGGATGTAACGACCCTGGGTAACACTGGGACAGGACTTAGAGG ATGCCGCTCAGAGACCAAGCGGTACATAACCAGCCCTAGAGTGGCTGAGACCTTGGTGCGGATCCTACGGAGAAAACGAAAATCTTGCCAGCTATTCCTGGAATGCAATCCAG GTCCTGGAATCCTGACACGAGCATTGCTTGAAAGTGGTGCCAAAGTGATTGCCCTTGAAAGTGACGAGACTTTTATTCCACAATTGAag tCCTTAGGAAAAAAGGTGAATGGAAGACTAGAAGTGGTCTACTGTGACTTCTTTAAACTGGATCCTAGAAGTCGTGGAATACTAACACCTCCCGTTATGACTTCAGATATGCTTTTTCAGTATTTGGGAATAGAAGCACAGCCTTGGTCAAAAG GTGCCCCTTTAAAAGCAATTGGGATCTTACCACCTAAAAATGAGAGAAGTGCACTTTGGAAACTTTTACATGACCTGTATTCCTGtacttctatatataaatatggaCGACTAGAACTAAACTTGTTTATTAGTGAAAAGGAATGCCGG aaAATAATGGCAAATCCCCAAAATCCAAGCTTGTATCAAGCATTAAGTGTGCTCTGTCAAATAGCTTGTGGGATTAAGCTCCTGCATACA GAGTCTTGCTTATCATTTGGCACATATACCGCAAATGGGCAGCTGGCAAAGCAAAAGCATAGG gAATCATTAGAACAAAACCTGTGTTTTATTCAACTGACTCCTCATAGGAATTTATTTGCAGGAACCTTAACAccttttaattatgatgtgttttTTCACATGTTAAGGCAGTGTTTTATGAAACGCAATGCCAAGCTAATAGACCATTTACa ttCATTGAGTCCAATTGATGCAATGCATATAttgaagcaaattaaaaaaaataaagatgtgaaagTAATAGATATGTACCCTGAAGACTTTCAGCACCTTTTTGAAACCATAGAGTGTTCCAAAGATGATAACTATAAGTGGCTATATGATGACTTCATGGAAGATGTAATCATATAG
- the TFB2M gene encoding dimethyladenosine transferase 2, mitochondrial isoform X1 has product MWVPGVGLLSRLMLSALTRAGRFCILKSGAVRLMDVPAGNRRGLSDYYPHLMPNVGFGKSSSRVYRCRSETKRYITSPRVAETLVRILRRKRKSCQLFLECNPGPGILTRALLESGAKVIALESDETFIPQLKSLGKKVNGRLEVVYCDFFKLDPRSRGILTPPVMTSDMLFQYLGIEAQPWSKGAPLKAIGILPPKNERSALWKLLHDLYSCTSIYKYGRLELNLFISEKECRKIMANPQNPSLYQALSVLCQIACGIKLLHTESCLSFGTYTANGQLAKQKHRESLEQNLCFIQLTPHRNLFAGTLTPFNYDVFFHMLRQCFMKRNAKLIDHLHSLSPIDAMHILKQIKKNKDVKVIDMYPEDFQHLFETIECSKDDNYKWLYDDFMEDVII; this is encoded by the exons ATGTGGGTCCCAGGGGTGGGACTTCTTTCGAGGCTGATGCTGTCAGCTTTGACCCGCGCTGGGCGCTTTTGCATTTTGAAGTCGGGAGCGGTGAGGCTGATGGACGTCCCGGCGGGGAACCGCCGTGGCTTGTCTGACTACTACCCGCACCTGATGCCCAATGTGGGATTTGGAAAATCGTCCTCGCGTGTTTACAGATGCCGCTCAGAGACCAAGCGGTACATAACCAGCCCTAGAGTGGCTGAGACCTTGGTGCGGATCCTACGGAGAAAACGAAAATCTTGCCAGCTATTCCTGGAATGCAATCCAG GTCCTGGAATCCTGACACGAGCATTGCTTGAAAGTGGTGCCAAAGTGATTGCCCTTGAAAGTGACGAGACTTTTATTCCACAATTGAag tCCTTAGGAAAAAAGGTGAATGGAAGACTAGAAGTGGTCTACTGTGACTTCTTTAAACTGGATCCTAGAAGTCGTGGAATACTAACACCTCCCGTTATGACTTCAGATATGCTTTTTCAGTATTTGGGAATAGAAGCACAGCCTTGGTCAAAAG GTGCCCCTTTAAAAGCAATTGGGATCTTACCACCTAAAAATGAGAGAAGTGCACTTTGGAAACTTTTACATGACCTGTATTCCTGtacttctatatataaatatggaCGACTAGAACTAAACTTGTTTATTAGTGAAAAGGAATGCCGG aaAATAATGGCAAATCCCCAAAATCCAAGCTTGTATCAAGCATTAAGTGTGCTCTGTCAAATAGCTTGTGGGATTAAGCTCCTGCATACA GAGTCTTGCTTATCATTTGGCACATATACCGCAAATGGGCAGCTGGCAAAGCAAAAGCATAGG gAATCATTAGAACAAAACCTGTGTTTTATTCAACTGACTCCTCATAGGAATTTATTTGCAGGAACCTTAACAccttttaattatgatgtgttttTTCACATGTTAAGGCAGTGTTTTATGAAACGCAATGCCAAGCTAATAGACCATTTACa ttCATTGAGTCCAATTGATGCAATGCATATAttgaagcaaattaaaaaaaataaagatgtgaaagTAATAGATATGTACCCTGAAGACTTTCAGCACCTTTTTGAAACCATAGAGTGTTCCAAAGATGATAACTATAAGTGGCTATATGATGACTTCATGGAAGATGTAATCATATAG